The following coding sequences are from one Lolium rigidum isolate FL_2022 chromosome 6, APGP_CSIRO_Lrig_0.1, whole genome shotgun sequence window:
- the LOC124668378 gene encoding uncharacterized protein LOC124668378 has protein sequence MAQAKRYVLRLFISLKYVTANVVDRQSGRVVVTASSVEKPLRDGLECGRACNAKAAAAVGEVLAMRLRVDGLASEPIHAAAEKEVQKKGFKNRTKVWAILNALRDHGVNLRVDDDGDHRRHV, from the coding sequence ATGGCGCAGGCCAAACGGTACGTGCTGCGCCTCTTCATCTCGCTCAAGTACGTGACGGCCAACGTGGTGGACCGGCAGAGCGGCCGCGTCGTGGTCACCGCCTCCTCCGTCGAGAAGCCCCTCCGGGACGGGCTGGAGTGCGGCCGCGCCTGCAACGCCAAGGCGGCGGCCGCCGTCGGCGAGGTGCTCGCCATGCGCCTCCGGGTCGACGGCCTGGCCAGCGAGCccatccacgccgccgccgagaagGAGGTCCAGAAGAAGGGCTTCAAGAACCGCACCAAGGTCTGGGCCATCCTCAACGCGCTCCGAGACCACGGCGTCAACCTCCGCGTCGACGACGACGGTGACCACCGCCGCCATGTCTGA
- the LOC124666657 gene encoding alcohol acyltransferase 9-like: MDTGLEIPGEVQYPSSPVLVPPGRPTPRRTLYLSNLDDQRFLRFSIKYLYVFPAAAAVSAASLRAALADALVEYYPLAGRLRHGDEEGKLVVECNAEGALFAEGSLPGLAADDFLRGGGARPHRSWRKLLYRVDSHSFVAVPPLVVQVTHLGCGGMVLCMAINHCLCDGVGTAQFLNAWARAARSSGIVGDNPVVHDRCALRPRCPPRVEFAHPEYHCHDAAADDGASNLLAHLLGQPLAPVSLTFSAARLAHLKKQLLLKRCTSFEALAGTVWRAWVRALDPPATLHVKLLFSVNARRRLTPELPDGYYGNGFVLGCAESTAGQVAAAAPMPTVVRLVQEAKERVDDAYVRSMVDLLEEHRRGVDGGAKPDLSASLVISAWTRLGLEDLDFGAGAPAHMGPLTSEIYCVFVPVAGDPGGVTVLVSVPQAATDKFEHYCCNPMDAAGVAETGSGAMATGNGMLERDEKQQPCHGHEIKIDYK, translated from the exons ATGGACACGGGGCTGGAGATCCCCGGCGAGGTGCAGTACCCGAGCTCCCCCGTGCTGGTCCCGCCAGGCCGCCCCACGCCGCGCCGCACGCTCTACCTCTCCAACCTCGACGACCAGCGCTTCCTCCGCTTCTCGATCAAGTACCTGTACGTctttcccgccgccgccgccgtctccgccgccTCTCTCCGGGCCGCGCTCGCCGACGCGCTCGTGGAGTACTACCCTCTGGCGGGGCGGCTCCGAcacggcgacgaggaggggaaGCTGGTGGTGGAGTGCAATGCCGAGGGGGCGCTCTTCGCCGAGGGCTCCCTGCCGGGGCTGGCGGCCGATGATTTCTTGCGAGGTGGCGGAGCTAGGCCGCACCGGTCGTGGCGGAAGCTGCTGTACAGGGTCGACTCCCACAGCTTTGTCGCCGTGCCTCCGCTTGTCGTCCAG GTGACACACCTAGGCTGCGGCGGCATGGTGCTGTGCATGGCAATCAACCACTGCCTCTGCGACGGCGTCGGGACGGCGCAGTTCCTCAACGCCTGGGCGCGCGCCGCCCGAAGCTCCGGCATTGTCGGAGACAACCCCGTCGTCCACGACCGTTGTGCCCTGCGCCCGCGATGCCCGCCACGCGTCGAGTTCGCGCACCCGGAGTACCACTGCCACGACGCCGCCGCAGACGACGGCGCGTCCAACCTCCTCGCGCACCTGCTCGGTCAGCCGTTGGCACCGGTGTCGCTCACCTTCTCGGCGGCGCGTCTCGCGCACCTCAAGAAGCAGCTCCTGCTGAAGCGCTGCACGTCGTTCGAGGCGCTTGCGGGGACGGTGTGGCGCGCGTGGGTGCGCGCGCTGGACCCGCCGGCGACACTCCACGTGAAGCTCCTTTTCTCGGTGAACGCCCGGCGGCGCCTGACGCCGGAGCTCCCCGACGGCTACTACGGCAACGGGTTCGTGCTTGGGTGCGCGGAGTCCACGGCGGGGCAGGTGGCCGCGGCGGCACCCATGCCCACGGTCGTCAGGCTGGTGCAGGAGGCCAAGGAGCGCGTGGACGACGCCTACGTGCGGTCCATGGTGGACCTCCTCGAAGAGCACCGTCGCGGCGTCGACGGCGGTGCGAAGCCCGACCTGTCGGCGAGCCTGGTGATCTCGGCGTGGACGCGGTTGGGGCTGGAGGACCTCGACTTCGGCGCCGGCGCGCCGGCGCACATGGGCCCGCTCACCAGCGAGATATACTGCGTGTTCGTCCCCGTCGCTGGCGACCCCGGCGGCGTCACCGTGCTCGTCTCAGTCCCGCAGGCTGCCACTGACAAGTTCGAGCATTACTGCTGCAACCCCATGGATGCCGCTGGAGTGGCAGAGACGGGCAGCGGCGCCATGGCGACCGGCAATGGCATGCTGGAGCGGGACGAGAAGCAGCAGCCGTGTCATGGACATGAGATCAAGATCGATTACAAATGA